One part of the Amaranthus tricolor cultivar Red isolate AtriRed21 chromosome 16, ASM2621246v1, whole genome shotgun sequence genome encodes these proteins:
- the LOC130802837 gene encoding pentatricopeptide repeat-containing protein At5g25630 yields the protein MTNFYVMLKHPGGASVSKREAIQPISTKGQKFHAIRLYPDPDSICCASCVKRTSCKIVRTKTKLMNILLEKGKAEDAQSIFEQLIEDGHVPSLISYTTLLAALTILKRFEFIHPIIAQVEKNEMKPDSVFFNAVINAFAESGNMEEAMKALQKMKENGHRISTSTYNTLMKGFGIAGQPEESMKLLEQMLIIGSARPNLRSYNVLVRAWCSTGNIAQAWNVVQKMMASGLKPDTVTYNTLATAYVQNGNTKLAEEIILEMQRSNLQPNERTCCIVASGYCREGKLRDALRFVHKMKGLGARPNLVVFNSLIKGFLDTTDREGVDEVLKLMEEFGVKPDVITCSTIMNAWSAAGFMDKCQEIFDHMVKSGIKPDAHAYSILAKGYTRAKKPEKAEELLNHMINMGLHPNVVMFTTIINGWCSQGKMECANKIFETMCEYGVSPNLKTFETLIWGYGEAKQPWKSEEMLQMMEEFGIQPEESTYTLIAEAWQAAGVAKEVGRVLVSARNRSRSDQINDSEEFTVENPENIHQKQLPNSYSDILLTPNGIVGDSKGFGPGTMKSSMVVRDASDSSWSTAAKPINAAQACRFGTRLPIICQKRSHGQLGLYSHLALSCTLVFFN from the exons ATGACCAACTTTTATGTTATGCTCAAGCACCCTGGAGGAGCTTCTGTCTCCAAGAGAGAAGCCATTCAACCAATATCTACAAAG GGACAAAAGTTTCATGCTATCCGGTTATACCCTGATCCAGACTCAATTTGCTGTGCCTCGTGCGTAAAAAGAACTAGTTGCAAAATTGTTCGTACCAAAACAAAGTTGATGAACATTTTGCTCGAAAAAGGGAAGGCTGAAGATGCACAGTCAATTTTCGAGCAGTTAATTGAAGATGGTCATGTTCCATCACTAATATCATACACTACTTTACTAGCCGCCTTAACCATTCTCAAACGCTTTGAATTCATACACCCGATCATTGCTCAAGTTGAAAAAAACGAAATGAAACCCGATTCTGTGTTCTTCAATGCTGTCATAAACGCATTTGCGGAGTCGGGAAATATGGAGGAAGCTATGAAAGCATTAcagaaaatgaaagaaaatggaCACAGAATAAGTACCAGCACTTACAACACTTTGATGAAAGGATTTGGCATTGCTGGTCAGCCGGAAGAATCAATGAAACTGCTTGAGCAGATGTTGATTATTGGATCAGCGAGGCCCAATCTTAGGTCATACAATGTGTTGGTTAGAGCTTGGTGTAGCACGGGTAATATTGCACAAGCGTGGAATGTGGTTCAAAAAATGATGGCTTCCGGATTGAAACCTGATACGGTTACTTATAACACGCTTGCTACAGCATATGTTCAAAATGGCAACACTAAGCTTGCAGAAGAGATCATATTGGAGATGCAGCGGAGCAATTTACAACCCAACGAAAGAACCTGTTGTATCGTAGCAAGTGGGTATTGTAGAGAAGGTAAACTGAGGGATGCCTTAAGATTTGTGCATAAGATGAAAGGACTTGGCGCGCGTCCTAAtcttgttgttttcaattcactGATTAAAGGATTTCTCGATACCACAGATAGGGAAGGGGTTGACGAG GTTTTGAAACTAATGGAAGAATTTGGAGTGAAACCAGATGTTATAACATGTAGCACAATCATGAATGCATGGAGTGCTGCTGGTTTCATGGACAAGTGCCAGGAAATATTTGATCATATGGTCAAGTCCGGAATCAAGCCAGATGCTCATGCATATAGCATCCTTGCTAAAGGATATACGCGTGCAAAGAAACCCGAAAAGGCTGAGGAGCTACTAAACCATATGATAAATATGGGTCTTCATCCTAATGTTGTGATGTTCACAACTATCATCAATGGATGGTGCAGTCAAGGAAAAATGGAATGTGCGAACAAAATCTTCGAGACAATGTGTGAATACGGGGTATCACCAAATCTGAAAACCTTCGAAACCCTAATATGGGGATACGGAGAAGCAAAACAACCATGGAAATCTGAAGAAATGCTTCAGATGATGGAAGAATTCGGCATACAGCCCGAAGAAAGCACTTACACACTCATCGCTGAAGCTTGGCAGGCAGCTGGAGTAGCTAAAGAAGTGGGGAGAGTTCTTGTTTCAGCGAGAAACCGATCAAGGTCAGATCAGATAAACGACAGTGAGGAGTTTACGGTGGAAAATCCCGAAAATATACATCAGAAACAACTACCAAATTCTTATTCCGACATTTTGCTGACACCCAACGGAATTGTGGGTGATTCAAAAGGGTTTGGCCCTGGAACGATGAAAAGTAGTATGGTAGTGAGGGATGCATCAGACTCTTCGTGGAGTACTGCTGCTAAACCGATCAATGCTGCTCAAGCTTGTCGATTTGGGACCAGACTACCAATCATTTGTCAGAAACGATCTCATGGGCAGCTAGGTTTGTACAGTCACCTTGCTCTTTCATGTACATTGGTCTTCTTCAACTAA
- the LOC130802838 gene encoding rhomboid-like protein 11, chloroplastic isoform X1, with the protein MAQLQLMVLKLRPSFPTNLYHHHPQLHPNFHVLPAISLSSNLYKKNPTIFNYISTNSTSGFRLFCKFNDSDSMSQLELGKQYGRQKPEKRVNAVFWIILLNLAIFVADHIFLVRDIKALYLFHNRPAWYQFVTAAFCHANWNHLSSNLFFLYIFGKLVEEEEGSFALWLSYILTGAGANLVSWLVLPRNAVSVGASGAVFGLFAISVLVKMSMDWRKILEVLILGQFVIEKVMEAAQASTGLSNGFIGTYALQNVNHIAHLSGAMVGVLLVWLVSRVPSDPSEKEGFSDRNKR; encoded by the exons ATGGCTCAACTACAACTAATGGTACTAAAACTAAGACCATCCTTTCCAACAAATCTTTATCATCATCACCCTCAATTACACCCCAATTTCCATGTCCTTCCCGCCATTTCCCTTTCCTCTAATTTGTACAAAAAAAATCCTACTATTTTTAACTATATATCCACCAATTCTACTTCTGGGTTTCGCCTCTTTTGCAAGTTCAATGATTCTG ACTCAATGTCTCAGCTGGAGCTTGGGAAACAATATGGGAGACAAAAACCTGAGAAGAGAGTGAATGCTGTATTCTGGATTATTCTTCTTAACCTTGCTATATTTGTGGCAGATCACATTTTTCTG GTTCGAGACATCAAAGCCCTTTACTTGTTCCACAATCGTCCTGCTTGGTACCAGTTTGTGACAGCTGCCTTTTGTCATGCCAATTG GAATCATCTTTCGAGCaatcttttctttttatatatttttg GGAAGCTCGTGGAAGAGGAAGAGGGTAGCTTTGCATTATGGCTTTCTTATATCCTAACAGGTGCTGGCGCAAACCTCGTTTCTTGGTTGGTTCTCCCAAGAAATGCAGTTTCTGTTGGGGCCTCTGGTGCTGTGTTTGGCTTGTTCGCAATAAGTGTTCTTGTGAAG ATGTCGATGGATTGGAGAAAGATTCTTGAAGTACTAATATTGGGCCAATTTGTGATAGAGAAG GTTATGGAAGCAGCTCAAGCATCAACTGGTTTGTCTAATGGCTTCATTGGAACGTACGCATTACAGAATGTCAACCACATTGCACATCTGTCGGGTGCTATGGTTGGGGTACTTTTGGTATGGTTAGTCAGTAGGGTTCCCTCTGACCCCTCCGAAAAGGAAGGATTTTCCGACAGGAACAAACGATAA
- the LOC130802838 gene encoding rhomboid-like protein 11, chloroplastic isoform X2, whose protein sequence is MAQLQLMVLKLRPSFPTNLYHHHPQLHPNFHVLPAISLSSNLYKKNPTIFNYISTNSTSGFRLFCKFNDSDSMSQLELGKQYGRQKPEKRVNAVFWIILLNLAIFVADHIFLVRDIKALYLFHNRPAWYQFVTAAFCHANWNHLSSNLFFLYIFGKLVEEEEGSFALWLSYILTGAGANLVSWLVLPRNAVSVGASGAVFGLFAISVLVKMSMDWRKILEVLILGQFVIEKIIKNQTRVREAK, encoded by the exons ATGGCTCAACTACAACTAATGGTACTAAAACTAAGACCATCCTTTCCAACAAATCTTTATCATCATCACCCTCAATTACACCCCAATTTCCATGTCCTTCCCGCCATTTCCCTTTCCTCTAATTTGTACAAAAAAAATCCTACTATTTTTAACTATATATCCACCAATTCTACTTCTGGGTTTCGCCTCTTTTGCAAGTTCAATGATTCTG ACTCAATGTCTCAGCTGGAGCTTGGGAAACAATATGGGAGACAAAAACCTGAGAAGAGAGTGAATGCTGTATTCTGGATTATTCTTCTTAACCTTGCTATATTTGTGGCAGATCACATTTTTCTG GTTCGAGACATCAAAGCCCTTTACTTGTTCCACAATCGTCCTGCTTGGTACCAGTTTGTGACAGCTGCCTTTTGTCATGCCAATTG GAATCATCTTTCGAGCaatcttttctttttatatatttttg GGAAGCTCGTGGAAGAGGAAGAGGGTAGCTTTGCATTATGGCTTTCTTATATCCTAACAGGTGCTGGCGCAAACCTCGTTTCTTGGTTGGTTCTCCCAAGAAATGCAGTTTCTGTTGGGGCCTCTGGTGCTGTGTTTGGCTTGTTCGCAATAAGTGTTCTTGTGAAG ATGTCGATGGATTGGAGAAAGATTCTTGAAGTACTAATATTGGGCCAATTTGTGATAGAGAAG ATTATCAAGAATcagacacgggtacgtgaagcaaaatga